The DNA segment TCCCAGTCCCGTCTGGCTGCGCTGGCTGGTCGAGTTGGACAACCCGTTTACCAAGACCATCCGTGCGGCGGTCATCCTCGAGCACCTGGGCCTTGAGCCGGGCATGACGGTGCTGGACGCCGGTTGCGGACCGGGGCGGCTCACCCTCCCGCTTGCACGCGGGATCGGCAACCAGGGCAAGGTGGTGGCCATGGACATCCAGCAAGGCATGCTGCGCCGCACACGGGAGAAGGCAGAGGCTTCGAACCTGACCAATATCGAATACCTGGAGGCTGGCATCGGCGAGGGACGCCTGGAAGCGGATCGTTTCGACGTGGCGCTGCTGGTGACGGTACTGGGCGAGATCCCCGACCGGGAGACCGCACTGGAGGAGATTTACCGGTCGCTCAAACACGGCGGCCTGCTGTCCATCACCGAGATCATCTTCGATCCGCATTTTCAGCCGCGCGGCACGATCACCCGGCTGGCCACGGATGCCGGGTTCAAGGAAAAGGCGTTTTACGGCAACCGCATCGCCTATACACTGCATCTGGAAAAACCCGCCAACGGGTAACGTACAAACCGGATCGGAACTGCCTCACGGTAACCGCATGAGAGACGCCACTTACGACCTTTACCTTCAGCTCATCACCAAGCTGCTCACCTTCGGCATGCTGGCGTTCTTCACCCTGTTTGCCCTGGGCATGATGTTCGGCTTCATGCCGGACATCTCGGGGCCGCAGCCGGTGCGGCTGTTCTACCTCATCTGGCTCGGCATCGCGGCGTGGCTGTGGTACTGGCTGCTGACGACGCCATACAGGATCGTGGTGTCGGGCGGTCGGGTCGAGTTCGTTTCCGTATTGCGGCGGCGCCGGCTTTTCCCGACGGACATTCACTCCATCAAACCCATATCCAACCAGTACGGGTTCTTAAACGTGAGGACCGCGCACGGCACGTTCCGCATGCTGAACCAGTTTGACGGGTTTCACCGCTTTCTGACCGACCTCGAGACCACCAACCCGAGAGTGGAACTGCGCGGCTGTTAGCCGCCGTCTGTTCAGGCGTTGTAATTG comes from the Gammaproteobacteria bacterium genome and includes:
- a CDS encoding methyltransferase domain-containing protein, with the translated sequence PSPVWLRWLVELDNPFTKTIRAAVILEHLGLEPGMTVLDAGCGPGRLTLPLARGIGNQGKVVAMDIQQGMLRRTREKAEASNLTNIEYLEAGIGEGRLEADRFDVALLVTVLGEIPDRETALEEIYRSLKHGGLLSITEIIFDPHFQPRGTITRLATDAGFKEKAFYGNRIAYTLHLEKPANG